One Keratinibaculum paraultunense genomic window carries:
- a CDS encoding transposase: MYIRQTSLFSFKEIIKFQQQSRLELILANIDVSKLANELRKPSNSKGPKGYEPEVFIYSLIAMQVEKIDTIKDLVVKLKENPVLRYCCGFDVLGKVPSESTFSRFLEKLSNSESLEQIFHDLVIKAKELDIIDGEHISIDSTKLDSFEAAKPKKNIVHDGTNPNWGMKKDTNGNNIRWFGWKLHILCDSKSELPLDLLISPASNYDGTMALPLIKQFFENYKDTFKPKYYAMDSAYDLDYVYKTIINEYQGIPIIAYNPRGSYAPPEGLDEAFNPICSGGYKLVYWGKDGNYLKFRCPHALGRCDCPHGMNWCSSSNYGYTLKVNYKENPRYYGYPLRYTDVWKKQYDKRTSVERCFSRLKCYLNLDNVRSKGIKKVKVHAILNCIALISGTIAINTMKSLSKAA, from the coding sequence ATGTATATTCGACAAACATCTCTTTTTTCCTTTAAAGAAATTATTAAATTTCAGCAACAATCTAGATTAGAATTAATTTTAGCTAATATTGATGTCTCTAAACTTGCTAACGAACTCAGAAAACCTTCTAATTCCAAGGGTCCTAAAGGTTATGAGCCTGAGGTTTTTATTTATTCATTAATCGCAATGCAGGTTGAAAAAATTGATACTATTAAGGATTTAGTTGTCAAGCTTAAAGAAAATCCTGTACTTCGATATTGCTGTGGTTTTGATGTACTTGGTAAGGTTCCATCTGAATCCACTTTTAGTAGATTTCTTGAAAAACTATCAAACTCTGAATCTCTTGAACAGATTTTTCATGACTTAGTTATTAAAGCTAAAGAACTTGATATCATTGACGGAGAGCATATCTCAATAGATTCAACTAAATTGGATTCTTTTGAAGCTGCTAAGCCAAAGAAAAACATTGTTCATGACGGTACTAATCCTAACTGGGGAATGAAAAAAGATACCAATGGCAACAACATACGATGGTTTGGTTGGAAACTCCATATTCTTTGTGATTCCAAAAGTGAGTTGCCACTAGATCTGCTAATCTCCCCAGCTAGTAATTATGATGGTACCATGGCTTTGCCTTTGATAAAGCAATTCTTTGAAAACTATAAAGATACCTTTAAACCTAAATATTATGCTATGGATTCTGCCTATGATCTTGATTATGTCTACAAGACCATAATCAACGAATATCAAGGCATTCCAATAATAGCTTACAATCCAAGGGGTAGCTATGCTCCACCTGAAGGATTAGATGAAGCTTTTAATCCTATTTGTTCAGGAGGTTACAAGTTAGTTTACTGGGGCAAAGATGGAAATTATTTAAAATTTAGATGCCCTCATGCCCTAGGACGGTGTGATTGTCCACACGGGATGAACTGGTGCTCAAGCTCTAATTACGGCTATACCCTTAAAGTAAACTATAAAGAAAATCCAAGGTATTATGGTTATCCTTTACGATACACAGATGTTTGGAAAAAGCAATATGATAAAAGAACCTCCGTAGAAAGGTGTTTTAGTAGATTAAAATGCTACCTAAACCTCGATAATGTAAGGTCTAAAGGTATTAAAAAAGTCAAGGTCCACGCAATATTAAATTGCATAGCACTAATATCAGGTACCATAGCAATAAACACAATGAAATCTTTGAGTAAAGCAGCTTAA
- the mgtE gene encoding magnesium transporter gives MIDILEEVPANVVKKILLNAKEEERNLINQFLRYPPESAGSIMTIEYVDLKKNMTVKEALEHIKETGLDKETVYTCYVTDANRKLEGIVSLRKLVISDEDLLIEDIMERDVIYVHTHDDQETVARVFKRYGFLALPVVDNEGRLIGIITVDDIMEVIDQEATEDFQKMAAMSPTEEKYLETSVLSLAKNRVIWLLVLMIFDTFAGGIIRKFENFLQSVVILTAFLPMLMDTGGNAGSQSSTLIIRGIALGEISPKDTGKVVLKELGVSLIVGIILAIVNLFGIYLVHNVEFLIALTVSITLFVTVVISKVIGGILPMIAKKLNIDPAIMAGPLITTIVDALSLIVYFSIASCLLNEEIA, from the coding sequence ATGATAGACATACTAGAAGAAGTTCCAGCTAATGTAGTAAAGAAGATATTATTAAATGCTAAAGAAGAAGAAAGGAATTTAATAAATCAATTTTTAAGATATCCACCTGAATCAGCAGGTAGCATAATGACCATAGAATATGTAGATTTAAAAAAGAACATGACAGTAAAAGAAGCTCTAGAGCATATAAAGGAAACAGGATTAGATAAGGAGACAGTTTATACCTGCTATGTTACAGATGCAAATAGGAAGTTAGAAGGAATAGTATCTTTAAGAAAGCTTGTCATAAGTGATGAAGATTTATTAATTGAAGATATAATGGAAAGAGATGTTATATATGTTCATACGCATGATGATCAAGAGACAGTAGCAAGGGTATTTAAAAGATATGGATTTTTGGCATTACCTGTAGTAGATAATGAAGGACGATTAATAGGAATAATAACTGTAGACGACATTATGGAAGTAATAGATCAAGAAGCAACAGAAGACTTTCAAAAGATGGCAGCTATGTCTCCAACGGAAGAAAAATATTTGGAAACTAGTGTACTTTCCTTAGCTAAAAACAGAGTTATATGGCTATTAGTATTGATGATTTTTGATACTTTTGCAGGAGGTATTATACGAAAGTTTGAAAATTTTCTTCAGTCTGTGGTGATTTTAACAGCATTTTTACCAATGCTTATGGATACTGGTGGAAATGCAGGAAGTCAATCTTCTACATTAATAATCCGTGGCATTGCATTAGGAGAAATATCACCTAAAGATACAGGGAAAGTTGTATTAAAAGAACTAGGAGTTAGTTTAATAGTTGGGATTATATTAGCAATAGTAAATTTATTTGGAATATATTTAGTTCATAATGTTGAATTTTTAATAGCTCTTACTGTATCTATAACTTTATTTGTGACTGTGGTAATATCAAAGGTTATAGGAGGAATACTACCCATGATAGCTAAAAAACTCAATATAGACCCAGCTATAATGGCAGGACCCCTTATTACCACTATAGTGGACGCACTTAGTTTGATTGTTTATTTTTCAATAGCTTCTTGTTTGTTAAATGAGGAAATTGCATAA
- a CDS encoding magnesium transporter MgtE N-terminal domain-containing protein — MNPVDVAELLESLDVQTALLIFRTLPKDLAVEVFAHFSVEQQRELVSLVTDKELKHYSR; from the coding sequence ATGAATCCAGTAGATGTAGCTGAATTATTAGAATCCTTGGATGTTCAAACTGCTTTACTTATATTTAGAACTTTACCCAAGGATTTAGCAGTAGAAGTATTTGCTCATTTTTCTGTAGAACAGCAAAGGGAGCTTGTAAGCTTAGTTACAGATAAAGAATTAAAGCATTATAGTAGATGA
- the mobA gene encoding molybdenum cofactor guanylyltransferase, translating to MKKFGTAIILAGGKSSRMGFDKQFLKINNKRLIDMMIEKLKKEFEEIIIVTNKPKEYRGYGQKILTDIIKNAGPLAGIYTGLKEAKFEYAFVIACDMPNIDIDYINYMKEIIDKYKVDVCITKVNGNIEPFHGFYSKKITESIREHLETEKRDIKSLVKKLNTYYIEEKLVKRYSPSLDIFKNLNTKKDLEHFNEKLGGKSSC from the coding sequence ATGAAAAAATTTGGAACAGCAATAATATTAGCTGGTGGTAAAAGTTCTAGAATGGGTTTTGATAAACAATTTTTAAAAATTAATAATAAAAGATTAATTGATATGATGATAGAAAAGTTAAAAAAAGAGTTTGAGGAAATAATCATTGTAACAAATAAGCCTAAAGAATATAGAGGGTATGGACAGAAAATTTTAACAGATATAATCAAGAATGCAGGACCTTTAGCTGGTATTTATACAGGTTTAAAAGAAGCTAAATTTGAGTATGCATTTGTCATAGCTTGTGATATGCCTAATATTGATATTGATTATATAAACTATATGAAAGAAATCATAGATAAATATAAAGTAGATGTTTGCATAACGAAAGTTAATGGTAATATAGAACCATTTCATGGATTTTATAGCAAAAAAATTACAGAAAGTATTAGAGAACATTTGGAAACAGAAAAGAGAGATATTAAAAGTTTAGTTAAGAAGCTAAACACATATTATATTGAAGAAAAATTAGTCAAAAGATATAGTCCGAGTTTAGATATATTTAAAAATTTAAATACTAAAAAGGATTTGGAACATTTTAATGAAAAGTTAGGAGGGAAAAGCAGTTGTTAA
- the fdhF gene encoding formate dehydrogenase subunit alpha has translation MSNVTINIDGQDVTVPRDYNIIQAAEKIGIEIPALCYDKNLSPFGGCRLCLVEIKGYKNLVASCSTKVKEGMEIYTESEKVVKVRKDILDLLLSNHPMDCLTCDKVGECKLQDYAYKYNIKGGSFKGEKKNYAIDSLNPVMERDQNKCILCGKCVRVCKEIQISNVVDFVGRGFNTKVTTAFDEPIDYENCRLCGQCISVCPTGALINKQFKGIRPWEVEKVRTTCPFCGTGCNFDLNIKDGKVVGVTPNPESPVNGTSLCVKGRYHTDFINSPDRLTTPLIKKKGKFVEASWEEAMALVVENLQNAKRNYGPDSIVGLSSARCTNEENFVFQKMMRVAIGTNNVDHCARTUHAPTVAGLATTLGSGAMTNSIGEVEGNEVLFVIGSNTTEAHPIIGNKMKKAVKNGAKLIVVDPRKTELASMADLWLPLNSGTDAALINGLMHIIVKENWHDKEFIEKRCKGFENLLETIEKYTPEVVYRITGIPEELLYETAKLYTSTKKAGIFYTLGITEHTTGTANVMNLANLAMLTGHLGIENAGINPLRGQNNVQGACDMGALPNIYPGYQDVASKESRKFFEKTWGVPLNPNYGLRIPEMLDEALKGNVKVMYIMGEDPVLTDADANHVKKALNSLDFLVVQDLFLTETAKFADVVFPAACYAEKDGTFTNTERRVQRVRKAVKAPGECREDWKILIEVAQRLGAKGFDYEDAEEIFEEIRITMPTYRGINYKRIDKVGLQWPCPTEDHPGTPFLHKEEFTHGKGLMIPVEYEEPAELVCDEYPILLSTGRMLYHYNVMTRYLKSLNDIRPYELAEINPIDAEKIGVKEEDFVRVTSRRGSITTRVTITEKVKPGMMFMTFHYKESPVNELTNSAYDPITKTAEYKISAVKVEKVTEI, from the coding sequence ATGAGTAATGTAACTATTAATATAGATGGGCAGGATGTAACAGTGCCTAGGGATTATAATATAATTCAAGCAGCTGAAAAAATAGGTATTGAAATACCAGCTCTATGCTATGATAAAAATCTTTCACCTTTTGGTGGATGTAGATTATGTTTAGTAGAAATAAAGGGCTATAAAAATCTTGTTGCTTCTTGTTCAACCAAGGTGAAAGAAGGAATGGAAATATATACAGAATCCGAAAAGGTAGTTAAAGTTCGTAAGGATATTTTAGATTTATTATTATCTAATCATCCAATGGATTGTTTAACTTGTGATAAAGTTGGGGAATGTAAACTTCAAGATTATGCTTATAAATATAATATAAAAGGTGGTTCTTTTAAAGGGGAAAAGAAAAACTACGCTATAGATAGTTTAAATCCTGTTATGGAGAGAGATCAAAACAAGTGTATATTGTGTGGGAAATGTGTAAGAGTATGTAAAGAAATTCAAATAAGTAATGTTGTAGATTTTGTAGGAAGAGGATTTAATACAAAAGTTACGACTGCTTTTGATGAACCAATAGATTATGAGAATTGTAGGTTATGTGGGCAATGTATTAGTGTATGTCCTACTGGAGCACTTATAAATAAACAGTTTAAAGGCATAAGACCTTGGGAGGTGGAAAAAGTTAGAACTACTTGTCCTTTCTGCGGAACGGGGTGTAATTTTGATTTAAACATAAAAGACGGCAAAGTAGTAGGAGTAACACCAAATCCAGAATCTCCTGTAAATGGTACTTCCCTTTGTGTAAAAGGTAGATATCATACTGACTTTATAAATAGTCCCGATAGATTGACTACTCCTTTAATTAAGAAAAAAGGAAAATTTGTAGAAGCTAGTTGGGAAGAAGCTATGGCTTTAGTGGTAGAAAATTTACAAAATGCTAAAAGAAATTATGGTCCAGATTCAATTGTAGGGCTTAGTTCCGCACGTTGTACTAATGAAGAAAATTTTGTATTCCAAAAGATGATGAGAGTTGCCATAGGAACAAATAATGTAGATCACTGTGCTAGAACCTGACATGCTCCAACGGTTGCAGGTCTTGCAACTACATTGGGAAGTGGAGCTATGACTAATTCTATTGGTGAAGTAGAAGGGAATGAAGTACTATTTGTTATAGGATCAAATACTACAGAAGCTCATCCTATAATTGGGAACAAGATGAAGAAAGCGGTAAAAAACGGAGCTAAACTAATAGTTGTGGATCCTAGAAAGACAGAATTAGCTTCTATGGCGGATTTATGGTTGCCTTTGAATTCAGGTACAGATGCAGCTTTAATAAATGGGTTAATGCATATTATAGTAAAAGAAAACTGGCACGATAAGGAGTTTATAGAAAAACGTTGTAAGGGATTTGAAAACTTATTAGAGACAATAGAAAAATACACACCAGAAGTAGTATATAGAATAACTGGAATACCAGAAGAATTATTATACGAAACAGCAAAACTATATACTAGTACAAAAAAAGCAGGGATATTTTATACTTTAGGAATAACAGAACATACTACAGGAACGGCAAATGTAATGAATTTAGCAAATTTAGCTATGTTAACAGGTCATTTAGGAATAGAAAATGCAGGTATAAATCCATTAAGAGGACAAAATAATGTTCAAGGGGCTTGTGATATGGGTGCTCTCCCTAATATTTATCCAGGGTATCAGGATGTAGCATCTAAAGAAAGCAGAAAGTTTTTTGAAAAAACTTGGGGAGTCCCATTAAATCCTAATTACGGGTTAAGAATACCAGAAATGCTAGATGAAGCTTTAAAAGGCAATGTAAAGGTTATGTATATAATGGGTGAAGATCCAGTACTTACAGATGCTGATGCAAATCATGTAAAAAAAGCTTTAAATAGTTTAGATTTTCTAGTAGTTCAAGATTTGTTTTTAACAGAAACTGCTAAATTTGCAGATGTAGTTTTTCCTGCAGCTTGTTATGCAGAAAAGGATGGGACTTTTACGAATACAGAAAGAAGAGTTCAAAGAGTGCGTAAAGCAGTTAAGGCACCTGGAGAATGTAGAGAAGATTGGAAAATATTAATAGAGGTTGCTCAGAGATTGGGAGCCAAAGGTTTTGATTATGAAGATGCAGAAGAAATATTTGAAGAAATAAGGATTACAATGCCTACTTATAGAGGAATAAATTATAAGAGAATAGATAAAGTAGGATTGCAGTGGCCTTGCCCAACAGAAGATCATCCTGGAACACCTTTCCTCCATAAAGAGGAGTTTACACATGGTAAAGGTTTGATGATTCCAGTAGAATATGAAGAACCGGCAGAATTAGTATGTGATGAATATCCTATATTACTTTCCACTGGTAGAATGCTTTATCATTACAATGTTATGACTAGATATTTAAAAAGTTTAAACGATATAAGACCTTACGAACTAGCAGAGATTAATCCAATAGATGCAGAGAAAATAGGAGTTAAGGAAGAAGATTTTGTAAGAGTTACTTCTAGACGGGGCTCTATAACAACAAGGGTTACTATAACTGAAAAAGTAAAACCTGGGATGATGTTTATGACTTTCCACTATAAAGAATCTCCAGTAAATGAATTAACTAACTCAGCTTATGACCCTATTACTAAGACTGCAGAGTATAAGATTTCTGCTGTAAAGGTAGAAAAAGTTACAGAAATATAG
- a CDS encoding NADH-quinone oxidoreductase subunit NuoF — protein MHSTHVLVCGGTGCHSSEGDKIRELLAEKVKEKGLDGHIKVILTGCFGLCESGPNIVIYPEGIFYSHVKLEDVNEIVEEHLQKGHVVKRLLFKESYVDGVIKPVNEINFYKKQTRVALRNCGLINPENIDEYIALDGYQALSKAVTEMTQQEVIDLVKTSNLRGRGGAGFPTGKKWETAFKYSADQKYVICNADEGDPGAFMDRSILEGDPHSVLEAMAICGYAIGANQGYVYVRAEYPIAVHRLEVAIEQAKEKGLLGKNIFGTDFNFDIELRLGAGAFVCGEGTALMESIEGKRGMPRVKIHRTSHKGLWGKPTIINNVETFANIPVIFQKGVDWFRSIGTKDSPGTKVFALGGKVKNTGLVEIPMGVTLRDIIFDIGGGIPNDKKFKAVQTGGPSGGCIPEKYLDISVDFESLAELGSIMGSGGMVVMDEDNCMVDIARFFLDFTVEESCGKCTPCREGTKRMLETLERITKGEGTLENIDTLESLSGTITIASLCGLGQTAANPVISTLKYFRDEYEAHVNEKRCPSGTCQSLLEYFITEKCIGCTKCARNCPVSCISGEIKERHVIDTEKCIKCGTCMEVCPAGAVIKK, from the coding sequence TTGCATTCAACTCATGTACTAGTATGTGGAGGAACAGGATGTCATTCTTCAGAAGGAGACAAGATAAGGGAGTTGTTAGCAGAAAAAGTTAAAGAAAAAGGTTTAGATGGACATATTAAAGTAATATTGACTGGATGTTTTGGCTTATGTGAATCTGGTCCTAATATTGTAATATATCCTGAAGGAATTTTTTATAGCCATGTAAAATTAGAAGATGTGAATGAAATAGTAGAAGAGCATCTACAAAAAGGTCATGTGGTAAAAAGATTATTATTTAAGGAATCCTATGTAGATGGTGTTATAAAACCTGTGAATGAAATAAACTTTTATAAAAAACAAACTAGGGTAGCTTTAAGAAACTGTGGGCTTATAAATCCTGAAAATATTGATGAATATATTGCTTTAGATGGATATCAAGCTTTATCAAAAGCTGTAACTGAAATGACCCAACAAGAGGTAATAGATTTAGTTAAGACTTCTAATCTTAGAGGAAGAGGAGGAGCAGGATTCCCAACAGGGAAAAAGTGGGAAACAGCTTTTAAATATTCTGCAGATCAAAAGTATGTAATATGTAATGCAGATGAAGGAGACCCAGGAGCATTTATGGATAGATCAATATTGGAAGGAGATCCTCATTCTGTATTGGAAGCCATGGCTATATGTGGTTATGCTATAGGAGCAAATCAAGGCTATGTATATGTAAGAGCAGAATATCCAATAGCAGTCCATAGACTTGAAGTAGCTATAGAACAAGCTAAGGAGAAAGGTTTACTTGGGAAAAATATATTCGGGACTGATTTTAATTTTGATATAGAATTGAGACTAGGAGCTGGAGCTTTTGTATGTGGAGAAGGAACAGCTTTGATGGAATCCATTGAAGGGAAAAGAGGCATGCCCAGAGTTAAAATTCATAGGACTTCTCATAAGGGGCTATGGGGGAAACCAACTATAATAAATAATGTAGAAACTTTTGCAAATATTCCAGTAATATTCCAAAAAGGAGTAGATTGGTTTAGATCAATTGGTACTAAAGATTCTCCTGGCACGAAGGTATTTGCTCTAGGAGGGAAGGTAAAAAACACTGGATTAGTTGAAATACCTATGGGAGTTACGTTAAGGGATATAATATTTGATATAGGTGGAGGAATACCTAATGATAAAAAGTTTAAGGCAGTTCAAACAGGAGGTCCATCAGGAGGATGTATACCAGAAAAATATTTAGATATTTCTGTAGATTTTGAATCTTTAGCAGAACTTGGCTCTATAATGGGTTCTGGTGGAATGGTTGTTATGGATGAAGATAATTGTATGGTGGATATAGCTAGATTCTTTTTAGATTTTACTGTAGAAGAATCTTGCGGGAAGTGTACCCCTTGTAGAGAAGGTACCAAACGAATGCTTGAGACATTGGAAAGAATAACAAAGGGTGAGGGTACATTAGAAAATATTGATACTTTAGAATCTTTATCGGGAACTATAACTATAGCATCATTATGTGGGCTTGGTCAAACTGCAGCTAATCCAGTAATATCTACATTAAAATACTTTAGAGATGAATATGAAGCTCATGTAAATGAGAAAAGATGTCCTAGCGGTACATGTCAATCTTTGTTAGAGTATTTTATTACAGAGAAATGTATTGGATGTACAAAATGTGCTAGAAATTGTCCAGTATCATGTATTAGTGGTGAAATTAAGGAAAGACATGTTATAGATACGGAAAAATGCATTAAATGTGGTACCTGTATGGAAGTATGCCCAGCTGGTGCAGTAATTAAAAAATAG
- the nuoE gene encoding NADH-quinone oxidoreductase subunit NuoE, producing the protein MEFQFDLEANKEKIKNFKIFIEKNKGKQGALMAVLHKAQDQFGYLPKEILNVISEELKIPLSEIYGVVTFYSRFSLIPKGENQISVCLGTACYVKGAQKILDKVEEELGITVGGTTPDRKFSISDTRCLGACGLAPVLVVNEDVYGRLKPEDVKEVLDKYR; encoded by the coding sequence ATGGAATTTCAATTTGATTTGGAAGCTAATAAGGAAAAAATTAAAAATTTTAAAATATTTATAGAAAAAAATAAAGGAAAACAAGGTGCGTTAATGGCGGTATTACACAAAGCTCAAGACCAATTTGGTTACTTACCAAAGGAAATTCTAAATGTAATATCAGAAGAGCTTAAAATACCTTTATCAGAAATATATGGAGTTGTTACATTTTATTCTCGATTTTCTTTAATTCCAAAAGGAGAAAATCAAATAAGTGTATGTTTAGGAACTGCTTGTTATGTTAAAGGAGCTCAAAAGATATTGGACAAGGTAGAAGAAGAGCTAGGTATTACAGTAGGAGGGACTACTCCAGATAGAAAATTTTCCATTAGTGATACAAGATGTTTAGGAGCCTGTGGTTTAGCACCTGTATTAGTGGTGAATGAAGATGTGTATGGTAGGCTTAAACCAGAAGATGTGAAAGAGGTATTAGACAAGTATAGGTAA